Proteins encoded within one genomic window of Arachis ipaensis cultivar K30076 chromosome B08, Araip1.1, whole genome shotgun sequence:
- the LOC107614347 gene encoding uncharacterized protein LOC107614347 isoform X3, with protein sequence MNNSATRVNWSLFHSFKELRSLNLSDNCFDDFIWEEDTSSCTVEVEILGQADTIGIAMGRVLLGEIEGTCITQDMQLVHFDFNR encoded by the exons ATGAACAACTCAGCGACACGTGTCAACTGGTCCTTGTTCCATTCCTTCAAGGAGTTGAGAAGCCTAAATTTATCGGATAATTGTTTTGATGACTTTATTTGGGAGGAAG ACACGTCCTCATGCACTGTTGAAGTGGAAATATTAGGCCAAGCTGATACAATAGGCATTGCGATGGGAAGAGTTTTGCTTGGAGAAATAGAGGGAACATGTATCACACAAGATATGCAGCTTGTGCATTTTGATTTCAATAG GTGA
- the LOC107614347 gene encoding uncharacterized protein LOC107614347 isoform X1 gives MNNSATRVNWSLFHSFKELRSLNLSDNCFDDFIWEEDTSSCTVEVEILGQADTIGIAMGRVLLGEIEGTCITQDMQLVHFDFNSTPFELHDDNYVLKAMKFCGRPQSHSIFSF, from the exons ATGAACAACTCAGCGACACGTGTCAACTGGTCCTTGTTCCATTCCTTCAAGGAGTTGAGAAGCCTAAATTTATCGGATAATTGTTTTGATGACTTTATTTGGGAGGAAG ACACGTCCTCATGCACTGTTGAAGTGGAAATATTAGGCCAAGCTGATACAATAGGCATTGCGATGGGAAGAGTTTTGCTTGGAGAAATAGAGGGAACATGTATCACACAAGATATGCAGCTTGTGCATTTTGATTTCAATAG tACTCCTTTTGAGCTGCATGATGACAACTATGTGCTAAAGGCAATGAAGTTCTGTGGGAGACCACAGAGTCATAGTATATTTAGTTTCTAA
- the LOC107614347 gene encoding uncharacterized protein LOC107614347 isoform X2: MNNSATRVNWSLFHSFKELRSLNLSDNCFDDFIWEEDTSSCTVEVEILGQADTIGIAMGRVLLGEIEGTCITQDMQLVHFDFNRV; the protein is encoded by the exons ATGAACAACTCAGCGACACGTGTCAACTGGTCCTTGTTCCATTCCTTCAAGGAGTTGAGAAGCCTAAATTTATCGGATAATTGTTTTGATGACTTTATTTGGGAGGAAG ACACGTCCTCATGCACTGTTGAAGTGGAAATATTAGGCCAAGCTGATACAATAGGCATTGCGATGGGAAGAGTTTTGCTTGGAGAAATAGAGGGAACATGTATCACACAAGATATGCAGCTTGTGCATTTTGATTTCAATAG GGTGTGA